CAAAGCTTCGCCGCTCTACCGCGCAGAAATACATCAAGCACTTTCTCACATTGGGTGTCGATCCTTATATTGTAGCCGATATAATGCTCTTCAATATCGAAACGGCCCAGAAATATTCCGCAAAGCGCGAGCTCAAATATTCCTCGTTTTATAAAAGCATGCTGAACTCTTACAAGCAGGTAGTGGATTATGTTATAGCCAACGGCATGACGCCTAACTTTAAGGAACGTATTGCCACCATAAAGAATGAGGCCTTTCGCCAATACTGGGAAAACAGGAAAGAGTTCGAAAGGATATGGGATAATTTTGAATAGTTATTTCAATGCATCCCTGCCTTTAATAACAATTCCGGTTGGGTCAACAGTAATAGTTCCTTTTTGGTTTATTGTAACTTTAAAAAATTCTTTCTGCAATGGGTATTCAGTGTACTTTACTAAATGCACTTCAAACCCTTTATCGGTTAATTTATAGGAACATCCTCTCGTGTCATAATCAATGTTATACCCGTTCATTTTTGCAATGAGCATCGCTTCTTCAAGATTATTTATAGTCCCTATAAAAGATTTAAGATCATGCTCTGAGGTAATAAATATTGTTTTATGATCTTTAATAGCAGCAATGTAATCTACGCACCAATGTGGATGGCAGCCCGGGAAAAATCCCTTATCGTCGTTTGCTAATTTGATATTATGAGTCTTCTTTAGTAACGTATCACCATGTTGATAAATTATATTGTGTCTGTAGCCGGAATGTCCATCTCTTACTCCGATATATGCCCAATAATCATACTGTTTGTAAGGAACTATTTTTTGTGCCAGGCTGTCTTTATAGTAGTCCTTGGTGCTGTATGGAATTTTTTGAAGGGAGATGTCAGCTTGCCCATCCTGAAACGATCTTTGTATAAGGCTATCTTTACTGTTATTAGATATGCTCATATTACCTGCGTTTCCTTTTTTTGTACACGAAGCAAACATAATAAGCACAAGAATGAAATATTTCATTTTATAAGTTTATATTATAAACGGCAGGATATTTATTAAATTATCCAGACTTTCACATAGTGAAAACAAATCCCCGAACTCAGAACAAACTTCCCTGTACATTCTCCACATGATAGCCAGCCTTTAATTTCCCCACACGGAACAGGTTCACTTTCTCATGCGCGAGGCGGGTGGGCTCGGGGATGCGGTGCTTCAATACGCATTTTTCCATAATGGTGAGGCTATCTTTTACCGAGACCTTATGCCCGGGCGAAATATACACCGGCTTCACGCCCGATTTGGTACGCAAGGCATAACCCATCACTTCATCAAGGCTTATTATGGGACTGTTGCTAAGCTTTTCGAGACCTAGAGGGGCATAGTTGCCGAAGAGCATGTTCTTCGCACAGCCAATAGCCGGGTGGTCTGTAAGTACGCCAAAATGCGACGCGATGCCCATACGCCTCGGGTGTGTCACGCCCTGGCCGTCAAGGACTATCAGGTCGGGTTTTTGAGGAAGCTGTTCCCAGGCCAACAGCAGGGGAGGAACTTCACGGAAGCCCAGGTACTGCGGTACATAGGGAAATTTCGTCTCTGCAACCACAAGGGAATACGACACCAGCTGCATATCGGGGTAGCTAAGGACCACTATACCTGCAAAAACGGTATCGGTATCTTTGTTATGCGAAATATCACCGCCTGCAATGGTCGTGATGTTCCTGTTTTCGGTAATCAGGGAAACGCGGTGCCGCATTTCGTTTTGCATTTCTGTGGCCTCGATAAGCGAGGTGTTGTCATAATTCAGCATATATCCTCCTTCATTTTCCCAAATTTAATAATAAATAACTGAATTATAAGTTGCTATGATAATGATGTAATAAATTTAACGCAGCCCTCAATAATTATGATTTTATAAACAATTTAATGTAAGTAATTCGATATTTTTGGGAATTATCATAGCTATGGAAAGAGAAAACGAAGCAGGGGACAGGAAAGAGCTGTACCATTATCAGCAGGAAGACATTGATGCTATTTTTGAAAAGTTTGAAGGCAAGCCGGATAATTATCATTTGCTGTACCAGCTCCCAACCGGAGGAGGCAAGACGGTTATCTTCTCGGAGATCGCACGCCGTTATATAGAGAAATACAACAGAAAGGTACTTGTGCTCACCCACCGCATAGAGTTGAGCAAGCAGACCTCCCAGATGCTGAAAAGCTTTGGGGTTAAGAACACCGTTATAGACAGCGGGGTAAAGGACCTTCCGTACAACAATGATTATTCCTGCTATGTGGCGATGGTGGAAACCCTCAACAACCGCCTTAAGGATAAAAAGTTCCATATGGACTATGTCGGGTTGGTAATTGTCGATGAGGCGCATTACAATTCCTTCCGCAAGCTGTTCACCTACTTTAAAAACTCACTGTTCCTTGGGGTTACAGCAACGCCTTTAAGCTCGAATATCGACCTGCCGATGTATGAGACCTACAATGAGCTTATCGTGGGCGAGCCGATCCAGTCGCTCATCGATAAAAAATTCCTTGCAAAGGCAGTGATGTATGGCTATGATGTAGAGCTCACCTCGCTGAAGCTGGGCATCAACGGCGATTATACTGTGGGTTCTTCCGATGAATTGTATTCGCGTTCGTCCATGCAGGATTTGTTGCTGCAATCCTATGAATCGCGTGCCAAGGGCAAAAAAACCCTAATCTTTAACAACGGTATCAACACCTCTTTGTATGTGTACGAAACCTTTAAGGCTGCCGGGCTGCCGATTAAGCACCTGGATAACCGCACACCCGAAAACGACCGTAAAAAGATTCTCAGCTGGTTCCACAAAACGCCCGATGCAATACTTACCTCCGTTTCGATATTAACTACAGGCTTTGACGAGCCTACCGTTGAGGCAATTATCCTAAACAGGGCCACAAGGTCACTTACGCTCTACTTCCAGATGATAGGCCGTGGGTCGCGCAAGCTGCCGGAGAAGGATGTGTTTACGGTAATAGACCTGGGAAACAACGCGCAGCGCTTTGGATTGTGGAATGATCCTGTAGATTGGCAATACATCTTTAAGCACCCTGAGCAATTCCTCGAAAGCATACGTACCGATGCCGAGATAGAAAGCTACCATGTATATGCCATGACCGATGAGGTACGTGCCAAATTTGCCAAAACGATTGACGTTACTTTTGATATTGAAGAAGAATTTCGTAAAGCAGCGGAAGAAAAGCATAAACCTAAAACGGTTATAGAGCATTCAATACGCCAACATGCCTTCATGTGTATTGAAAATGCCGAAACCATATCCGAAGCCCGTAAGCTGGCAAAGCTCCTTGATCCGGATATCGAATACCGAGTAAAGCAATATGCCAAGCTGCTTGCCAAGACTACAAAGAACTACCGCGAATGGCTTATTGAGGATTATAAGAACCGACTTACTGTGATGATAGGCCGTATTTTCAATAAGTACCAGGCAGGCGATGAAGAGCCTCTGGAACTAAAAAAGCTGTAGCTGGCTGCCATCGCTGCCTTTGGGAGGTTTTGCCTTGCCAAAAACGGTGCGGCCGCCATATTTCCACGATTCGTCGCGCTCCTTTTGAATGAGCGCATCAAAATTGGTATTAGGGGTAAAATCTTTTTCGGCATTCCATGAAATTTCGGAGAGTTTTTTGATAGCCTGCATCTTATCAGAATTGCCGATCTTAGCGCGATGGATAGCCGTTTGCAGCGTGCTTATGGTTTCATCGAATACTTTTACAGGAACAGGGAAAGGGTGGCCGTCCTTGCCGCCATGGGCAAAAGAGAACCTTGCGGGGTCATCAAAGCGGGTAGGGGTGCCGTATATCACTTCGCTCACGAGCGCTACAGACTGTATCGTCCTCGGCCCCATGCCTTTCAGCATCAGCAGGCCTTCAAAGTCCTCAGGCTTATTCTCATGGGCTACCCAGAGCATAGCGCCAAGCCGCTTCATGTTCACATCTTCCATCCTTACATCGTGGTGGCCGGGCATGGCAAGGTGGTTTAGCTCTTTAATTATTTTGTCGGGGTGCTCGTTAACAATCAATAACGATTTTTCGCGTGTTGCCGCAGCTTCCGAAGCTGTAAGGTTGAGTATCTTTCCCCGGTTTTCTCCGTAAATAAAGGTATGCGGCTCATTGATAAACGATTGCAGGTTCTCGCTGTGCCAATGATATCTTCGGGCGGTGCTTGTATGGTTGTTCATCCCCTGCTGGACGACACACCATTCGCCTTTGTTATTCACGATAAAATTATGCTGGTAGAGCTGGAAGCCATCCTGTATTGCTGTGTTGTCAACTTTGGCGGTAAGCCTGCTCAGTCCGGCGAGCTCGGTGCCGTTAAGCCCGGTGCGGTTGCCAACAGCCATGAGCTCATCAGGAGTTTTCATGGAATGAGTGCCTTTGCCACCGCAAATGTAAATGCCAAGTTCTCTAGAATGCGGATTGACCGAACGCTTCAATGCTCCTAAAACAGAAGTTGTAATGCCGGACGAATGCCAGTCCATACCCATTACAGCGCCAAAGCTCTGGAACCAGAAAGGGTTAGCCAGTTTGCTGATTACTGCAGAGGTGGAGAATTCCATAGCAATGGTCTCCACGATAGCGAGCCCCAGCTTTGCCATCCTCTCGGCCAGCCACACAGGTACATGCCCGCCATGCAGCGGAAGGTCGGCAAAACCGGAACGTTTCATTTGAATTATTTTCTTCAAAGATAAGAAAAATTTCATCGGGCATTGTTAAGTCTGTATGTTTTAACACGATCCTTTGGCATCACATATTCGGATACTTGCATTTAACCTTCTGGCATTCAATAAGACATTAGTATTTTCAAAGATTTGGCATTTATTTAATACTAAATTGTACCTTATTTTGAATTTAAGTGAGTAATTTAGGAGAACATAAAACGCCTATTAACTTATAATCTATAATGCCATGGAACGTACGATTACACAGGACAACAGCATGAATGCACTCAATGCTGTATCGTATGAAAGCGCTGCCGCCGAATTTGAAAAGGAGGCCCAGGCAGAGGAGCTTTCGTGCAGCCTATTGCTTAAGAACCTTTTGCTTACCAACTTAAGGCTCCTTAAATTGAATGAGATAAGCAGCATGCTATTATTTTAACTACAAACAGAATTGCTATGGACCAGCCTAAAAAAAACACAGAAAACGAACAGTTAGGGAATCCGCTTGGAAAGGATAACGGCTCGGGACGTGAAAGCCAGCGCACCGATAATTCCGGCAGCGACAACCTGAACGCAGGAAGGCCCGGAACAGGCGACGACCGTTCCCCTGAGAATGATGATATCGACGATACCGACAAATACCTCGCGATGGAACAGCCCGGCGTGCAGTACACGCAGGATAGCGACCCGACAGCAAATTCCGACCATATGGATTTTAGTAGTGAGAACGGGGACGATGAATGGAGCGAGGAAGGCGGCAACAGCAAAAATTCGGATGCCTTTAACCAGGACGATTATATCCTGAATGACAACGTAGACCTGGATGAAGACCAGAATCAGTCGATATCCAGCGATGATGAGGATTACGAGGAAAGCAACGAGCGTTATACTAATTAGGCATAAACTAAATTATATATCCCATCCCCGGTATCTTCAAGGTATTGGGGATTTTTCTTAACCAACTATGACAGGCAATTCAAAATTAGCGATATACGGCGCACTGGCGGCTAATGTTGGCATTGCCACAGTGAAGTTTGTGGCAGCATCGGTCACTGGGAGCTCAGCCATGATCAGCGAAGGCATTCACAGCGCCGTTGACAGCGGTAACTCTTTACTATTATTGTTAGGTATGAAGCGCAGCCAACGGCCACCGGATAGGGGGCATCCTTTTGGGCACGGCAAGGAAATCTATTTCTGGTCCCTCATTGTGGCCATACTGGTTTTCTCGCTGGGCGGCGGGATGTCGGTATACGAAGGCGTGAGCCACTTGCGGCATCCTGTAGAGCTGCGCGATCCGTTCTGGAATTATGTGGTATTGTTTGCTTCGATGCTATTTGAAGGGGCATCGTTGGTCTTTGCGGTGCGCGAATTCAATAAAACGAAAGGAAAATTCAGTTTCTTCGAAGAGCTGCACATGAGCAAAGACCCGTCGCTGTTTGCTGTTATCTATGAGGAAAGCGCAGCCATAACAGGGCTGCTGATAGCTTTGGCTGGTGTGTTTCTGGGGCATTATTTTAATAACCCGATGTTTGACGCAATAGCATCGATGCTGATCGGTGCAGTGCTGATAACCGTGGCCATAATTATGGTGAAGGAAAGCAAAGGCCTGCTGGTAGGGGAAAGTGCCAATGAGGATATCGTAAAAGGCATTTACGACCTTGTGAATAAAGAGCCGCGTGTCGAGACGCTTTATTTCCCACTTACCATGCACCTGGCCCCTAACGAGATATTACTGGCGTTGGATGTTGAATTCCGTAAGGAAATGACAGTCGAGGAATTGTTTGAAACCATAAACCAACTGGAAGAGCAAATAAAAAAGGCATTCCCCAATGTAAAGAAAATCTACATCGAAGCCAGGAATTTTGGCGGCAGGCAAAGGCCTTGGCAGATAGAAACGGTGGATTAATTAATCACACTTACCGGCAAAGGCATGTCCCGGTTTTCAGTTGTAGACTAGACAAGACAGTTTTTTGAAACTGTGAGGTCAGATATATTATGGAAAGTTTAACATTATCACAATAGTGGCTTGGACACCCGTAAGGTATCTTTGTGTTGCATCCACTATGAAAAGAAGTTACCTTATACTGCTTTTGCTGCCTTGCCTTATTTTGTCCTGTTCGGACGAAAAAGACTACGTCCCTATAGCTTCCGAACCGGAGCAGGCTGTGCTTAACCTTCCGGATGTACCTTATAACTACAACGAACCGCTGCCGACTTATTTTTATACTAATGACAGCGGGCCGGTTCCCAGTTCTGTAAATGGAATAGACAATACCCCATCTTCCAATCCTATTACCAATGAAGGCGCAACTTTGGGACGTGTATTATTTTATGACAAAAACCTGAGCCAGAATCGTACCACTGCCTGCGGTTCCTGCCACCGGGCCGAAAAGTCGTTTGCCGATTCAAGCCCTTTTAGCCACGGCTTGTTTGGCGCAGCCACGAAGCGGAATTCTATGACGCTTATCAATACGCGCTTTTACCAGCGCGGGCGTTTTTTTTATGATGAACGCGCCGCAACGCTCGAAAAGCAGGTCGTAATGCCGATACTTGACCATACAGAAATGGCGCTTACTCTCGATGAGATAAAGCGGCGGGTAGAAGAAAAGCCGTATTACAGCAGGCTTTTCATTGCGGCATTCGGCTCGAGCGTGGTGACAAATGAGCGCATAGAACAGGCACTGTCACAGTTTATAAGGAGTATGGT
Above is a genomic segment from Flavobacterium album containing:
- a CDS encoding cation diffusion facilitator family transporter: MTGNSKLAIYGALAANVGIATVKFVAASVTGSSAMISEGIHSAVDSGNSLLLLLGMKRSQRPPDRGHPFGHGKEIYFWSLIVAILVFSLGGGMSVYEGVSHLRHPVELRDPFWNYVVLFASMLFEGASLVFAVREFNKTKGKFSFFEELHMSKDPSLFAVIYEESAAITGLLIALAGVFLGHYFNNPMFDAIASMLIGAVLITVAIIMVKESKGLLVGESANEDIVKGIYDLVNKEPRVETLYFPLTMHLAPNEILLALDVEFRKEMTVEELFETINQLEEQIKKAFPNVKKIYIEARNFGGRQRPWQIETVD
- the nfi gene encoding deoxyribonuclease V (cleaves DNA at apurinic or apyrimidinic sites) — its product is MLNYDNTSLIEATEMQNEMRHRVSLITENRNITTIAGGDISHNKDTDTVFAGIVVLSYPDMQLVSYSLVVAETKFPYVPQYLGFREVPPLLLAWEQLPQKPDLIVLDGQGVTHPRRMGIASHFGVLTDHPAIGCAKNMLFGNYAPLGLEKLSNSPIISLDEVMGYALRTKSGVKPVYISPGHKVSVKDSLTIMEKCVLKHRIPEPTRLAHEKVNLFRVGKLKAGYHVENVQGSLF
- a CDS encoding DEAD/DEAH box helicase, yielding MERENEAGDRKELYHYQQEDIDAIFEKFEGKPDNYHLLYQLPTGGGKTVIFSEIARRYIEKYNRKVLVLTHRIELSKQTSQMLKSFGVKNTVIDSGVKDLPYNNDYSCYVAMVETLNNRLKDKKFHMDYVGLVIVDEAHYNSFRKLFTYFKNSLFLGVTATPLSSNIDLPMYETYNELIVGEPIQSLIDKKFLAKAVMYGYDVELTSLKLGINGDYTVGSSDELYSRSSMQDLLLQSYESRAKGKKTLIFNNGINTSLYVYETFKAAGLPIKHLDNRTPENDRKKILSWFHKTPDAILTSVSILTTGFDEPTVEAIILNRATRSLTLYFQMIGRGSRKLPEKDVFTVIDLGNNAQRFGLWNDPVDWQYIFKHPEQFLESIRTDAEIESYHVYAMTDEVRAKFAKTIDVTFDIEEEFRKAAEEKHKPKTVIEHSIRQHAFMCIENAETISEARKLAKLLDPDIEYRVKQYAKLLAKTTKNYREWLIEDYKNRLTVMIGRIFNKYQAGDEEPLELKKL
- a CDS encoding cytochrome-c peroxidase, whose product is MKRSYLILLLLPCLILSCSDEKDYVPIASEPEQAVLNLPDVPYNYNEPLPTYFYTNDSGPVPSSVNGIDNTPSSNPITNEGATLGRVLFYDKNLSQNRTTACGSCHRAEKSFADSSPFSHGLFGAATKRNSMTLINTRFYQRGRFFYDERAATLEKQVVMPILDHTEMALTLDEIKRRVEEKPYYSRLFIAAFGSSVVTNERIEQALSQFIRSMVSHKSKYDMGRAQVVNMRDPFPNFTQDENRGKDLFLKSFADGGVNCYACHTTEAFVSHNSGPVNNGLDAVSATDQGAYGFYTSAPELAGAFKIPTLRNIALTGPYMHDARFNSLMQVIEHYNSGVQNHTNLSPLLKRPDGMPRQLNLSDADKLALLRFLNTLTDQTIMSDPKWIDPFINQHL
- a CDS encoding DUF6155 family protein, encoding MSKRDLKKYLTSLPKEELEEQLLALYEKFSDVKQYYDFVFNPKEDKLEQEAKVKIANEYFPTKSKRPKLRRSTAQKYIKHFLTLGVDPYIVADIMLFNIETAQKYSAKRELKYSSFYKSMLNSYKQVVDYVIANGMTPNFKERIATIKNEAFRQYWENRKEFERIWDNFE
- a CDS encoding DUF763 domain-containing protein codes for the protein MKRSGFADLPLHGGHVPVWLAERMAKLGLAIVETIAMEFSTSAVISKLANPFWFQSFGAVMGMDWHSSGITTSVLGALKRSVNPHSRELGIYICGGKGTHSMKTPDELMAVGNRTGLNGTELAGLSRLTAKVDNTAIQDGFQLYQHNFIVNNKGEWCVVQQGMNNHTSTARRYHWHSENLQSFINEPHTFIYGENRGKILNLTASEAAATREKSLLIVNEHPDKIIKELNHLAMPGHHDVRMEDVNMKRLGAMLWVAHENKPEDFEGLLMLKGMGPRTIQSVALVSEVIYGTPTRFDDPARFSFAHGGKDGHPFPVPVKVFDETISTLQTAIHRAKIGNSDKMQAIKKLSEISWNAEKDFTPNTNFDALIQKERDESWKYGGRTVFGKAKPPKGSDGSQLQLF